In a genomic window of Methanogenium sp. S4BF:
- the truD gene encoding tRNA pseudouridine(13) synthase TruD has protein sequence MKQSPYPVEQTLGMQYYVCDNEGIQGLLRQEAEDFIVHEINNPVQSSGKYLICSLEKKNWELQRAVKEIAKILGISHRRISWAGTKDKHAVTTQLISLYDIAETDIENIHLKDITLTPVGRSDQQLSLGDLQGNRFEITLRSCISGNLTEAVAQADSCVKTGVPNYFGIQRFGVQRPVTHLVGKQILLEDYKEAVRTYVGFPSEGEPESVAKARTDYLSDNDPKKALENLPVQMRYERAILHHLAERPEDYEGALKRVPPKLLSMFVSAYQSWLFNMGLSHRIQMGYALSEPAPGDRILFQNGKTDIVGESNAAQAAVLIRRGRAHICLEMPGEKTVPTGSPSEQHISSLMEADGISYASFRKAGELTDMSFKGALRMISVSTTVESEVCDDIVRLSFSLGPGQYATTICREYMKADPVRMI, from the coding sequence ATGAAACAATCACCATATCCTGTCGAACAGACACTTGGCATGCAGTATTATGTCTGTGACAATGAAGGCATCCAGGGTCTCTTACGCCAGGAAGCAGAAGACTTCATTGTGCATGAAATAAACAACCCGGTACAGTCATCCGGAAAATACCTGATCTGCAGTCTGGAGAAGAAAAACTGGGAGCTCCAGCGTGCGGTGAAGGAAATTGCCAAAATACTCGGCATCAGTCATCGCCGGATCTCGTGGGCAGGGACCAAAGACAAACATGCTGTCACCACCCAGCTGATATCCCTGTATGATATCGCAGAAACTGATATCGAAAATATCCACCTGAAGGACATTACCCTGACGCCGGTTGGCAGATCTGATCAGCAGTTATCACTGGGAGATCTGCAGGGAAACCGCTTTGAAATTACCCTGCGTTCATGCATCTCAGGCAACCTGACCGAGGCAGTCGCTCAGGCAGATTCCTGTGTCAAAACAGGAGTCCCCAATTATTTTGGAATTCAGCGGTTTGGTGTTCAACGACCGGTCACTCATCTTGTGGGTAAACAGATTCTGCTCGAGGACTATAAAGAGGCAGTCAGGACATATGTGGGATTCCCTTCAGAAGGAGAGCCTGAGAGTGTTGCAAAAGCCCGGACGGATTATCTCTCAGACAATGATCCCAAAAAAGCCCTTGAAAATCTTCCGGTCCAGATGAGGTATGAACGCGCCATCCTCCATCACCTTGCAGAAAGGCCGGAAGACTATGAAGGTGCACTCAAACGTGTTCCCCCAAAGCTCCTCTCGATGTTTGTTTCAGCATATCAGTCATGGCTTTTTAACATGGGCCTTTCCCACAGAATTCAGATGGGGTACGCCTTGTCTGAACCGGCACCGGGAGACAGAATCCTGTTTCAGAACGGAAAAACTGACATCGTCGGGGAATCAAACGCCGCCCAGGCAGCGGTGCTCATCAGACGGGGCCGTGCCCACATCTGCCTTGAGATGCCGGGTGAAAAGACCGTACCCACCGGGAGCCCGTCTGAACAGCACATATCCAGCCTGATGGAGGCAGACGGCATATCCTATGCATCATTCAGAAAAGCAGGGGAATTAACCGACATGTCATTTAAGGGGGCATTACGCATGATCAGCGTCAGCACCACGGTTGAATCGGAGGTATGTGACGATATCGTGCGCCTCTCATTCTCACTTGGGCCGGGACAGTATGCAACCACCATCTGCAGGGAATATATGAAGGCTGATCCCGTCCGGATGATTTAA
- a CDS encoding dihydrofolate reductase family protein, whose protein sequence is MINRITRPHVLIMSEMTVDGKLTLWKGASSKILMQFMDPETEVLLHKTRAEYDAIMVGSNTIRIDNSMLTVRLAEGKNPIRVIPNRGADIPLDSNVLGPDAQTVIAVSEGAPPERVAALRKKGADVLVAGKKDIDYPLLMTLLYEQYNVRTLMVEGGPTLNYYMFKNGLVDELRLIHLPFIVGGADTPSLVGGMHINSVDEMFHLSLKNHYMCGKNLVTEYDILY, encoded by the coding sequence ATGATAAATCGGATAACCCGGCCACATGTTCTTATTATGTCAGAGATGACTGTCGATGGGAAACTTACGCTCTGGAAAGGTGCATCAAGCAAGATTCTCATGCAGTTTATGGACCCGGAAACAGAGGTGCTGCTCCATAAGACGCGTGCCGAATATGATGCAATTATGGTAGGTTCCAATACCATCAGGATTGATAACTCGATGCTCACGGTCAGGCTTGCGGAAGGGAAGAATCCCATTCGCGTCATCCCAAACAGGGGTGCCGATATTCCTCTTGATTCAAATGTACTGGGGCCTGATGCGCAGACGGTGATTGCGGTGTCTGAGGGGGCACCTCCGGAGCGGGTGGCAGCACTCCGGAAGAAGGGTGCTGATGTGCTGGTCGCAGGGAAAAAAGATATTGACTATCCTCTTCTTATGACCCTCCTGTATGAACAATACAATGTCAGAACACTTATGGTGGAAGGGGGTCCGACACTGAATTATTATATGTTTAAGAACGGACTTGTGGACGAATTGCGTCTTATTCATCTTCCGTTTATTGTCGGTGGAGCTGATACGCCTTCTCTTGTCGGCGGCATGCATATCAATTCGGTGGATGAAATGTTTCACCTGAGCCTGAAAAACCATTATATGTGCGGAAAGAATCTGGTTACAGAGTATGATATACTCTATTGA
- a CDS encoding TATA-box-binding protein: MKGNPEDSLKIENIVASAKVAESLDLQVISSQIKDAEYNKKRFPGVVLRMQDPKIAALVFGSGKVVLTGAKSLDSLSRGLEILGDRLRELKIDIADELEYKVQNIVTSADLGTPINLNKIAVGFNLDRIEYEPEQFPGLVYRLEEPKVVVLLFGSGKLIITGGKVTEDAKMAVNKILSDLTNLGLI; the protein is encoded by the coding sequence ATGAAGGGCAATCCAGAGGACTCTCTGAAAATAGAAAATATCGTCGCGTCTGCAAAAGTAGCAGAATCTCTTGATCTTCAGGTGATTTCATCTCAGATTAAAGATGCTGAATACAATAAAAAACGGTTTCCCGGCGTTGTTCTCCGGATGCAGGATCCAAAGATAGCAGCGCTTGTCTTTGGTTCCGGCAAAGTCGTGCTTACCGGTGCAAAGAGTTTGGACAGCCTCTCAAGAGGTCTTGAAATACTTGGAGACAGACTGAGGGAGCTGAAAATTGATATTGCAGATGAACTGGAATATAAAGTTCAGAATATTGTAACATCAGCAGATCTTGGAACACCGATTAACCTGAACAAAATCGCCGTTGGATTCAATCTTGACCGGATCGAATACGAACCGGAGCAATTCCCCGGACTGGTCTACCGGCTTGAAGAACCAAAGGTGGTCGTTCTCCTGTTTGGATCAGGAAAACTGATTATCACCGGCGGAAAAGTAACAGAAGACGCCAAAATGGCAGTAAATAAAATATTATCTGACCTTACAAACCTGGGCCTGATTTAG
- a CDS encoding transcription factor S — MKFCPKCKSLMISSEGLFRCKKCGHTEEPGENTEKMTIRNKRVEKDIVIVDEADEVRTLPTVSAKCPECGNDIAEWWLRQLRSADESETRFFRCTKCKFTWREYD, encoded by the coding sequence ATGAAGTTCTGTCCAAAATGTAAATCACTTATGATCTCTTCAGAAGGCCTTTTCCGGTGCAAAAAATGCGGTCATACTGAAGAACCGGGCGAAAATACAGAAAAGATGACAATTCGCAATAAACGGGTGGAGAAGGATATTGTCATCGTTGATGAAGCAGACGAAGTGAGGACGCTCCCCACCGTCTCTGCAAAATGTCCGGAATGTGGCAATGACATCGCAGAATGGTGGCTTAGGCAGCTTCGGTCAGCAGATGAATCGGAGACACGGTTCTTCCGCTGCACCAAGTGCAAATTCACCTGGCGCGAATACGATTAA
- a CDS encoding NAD(P)/FAD-dependent oxidoreductase — protein sequence MYDVIVVGAGPAGSAAARYCAASGLRTLMIEEHASVGYPVQCAGLLSENAFVECHVSSDSVIQAVRGATLHSSRGCELNFDAGKTKALVVDRGALDREMAENAVSAGADILLKTYAYDIRDNVLFTKGVGGHREIPFRLLIAADGPRSHIRSIRGMKPPLRFYAGIQADVPYETDTAFVHIYPDASPDFFGWAIPAGEGRVRVGLAGGADVQSRFSSFIRNFSDSCLHQVTGTIPMGVMPRTYGARTLFVGDAAGFAKPTSGGGVYTGVRSSRHAADVASVCCEEDRFDDTSLSPYESAWSADFGKELDFGYRFLEMRSNISTNDISDICRALNTPEMKRTIVEYGDMDRPTELILRLMKNPTFFRIARTVAKAELRSLLFGGRR from the coding sequence ATGTACGATGTGATTGTTGTCGGTGCAGGGCCTGCCGGGTCTGCAGCGGCACGATACTGTGCTGCTTCAGGGCTCCGGACACTGATGATAGAAGAGCATGCATCTGTCGGATATCCTGTTCAGTGTGCCGGTCTTCTGAGTGAGAATGCCTTTGTTGAGTGTCACGTGTCATCGGACTCGGTGATTCAGGCGGTGCGGGGTGCCACGCTTCATTCTTCCCGTGGGTGTGAACTGAACTTTGATGCCGGCAAAACCAAGGCCCTCGTGGTGGACAGGGGTGCCCTTGACCGGGAAATGGCGGAGAATGCGGTATCAGCCGGTGCTGATATCCTGCTCAAAACCTATGCATATGATATCCGGGACAATGTGCTCTTTACGAAGGGAGTGGGCGGCCACCGTGAGATTCCGTTTCGCCTCCTGATTGCTGCAGACGGGCCACGCAGCCATATCCGGTCCATTCGCGGAATGAAGCCGCCCCTTCGGTTTTATGCCGGAATTCAGGCCGATGTTCCGTATGAAACGGACACCGCATTTGTGCATATTTATCCGGATGCCTCCCCTGATTTTTTTGGCTGGGCCATTCCTGCCGGGGAGGGCAGAGTGAGAGTGGGTCTTGCAGGAGGGGCGGATGTGCAGAGTCGTTTCTCCTCATTCATCCGCAATTTCAGTGATTCATGCCTGCATCAGGTGACAGGCACCATCCCGATGGGCGTGATGCCCCGGACCTATGGTGCACGGACCCTGTTTGTGGGCGATGCGGCCGGATTTGCAAAACCCACTTCCGGAGGGGGCGTGTATACCGGTGTCCGGTCTTCCCGGCATGCAGCAGATGTGGCGTCTGTCTGCTGCGAAGAGGACCGGTTTGATGACACATCCCTTTCCCCGTATGAATCGGCATGGAGTGCAGACTTTGGGAAAGAACTGGATTTTGGCTACCGGTTCCTTGAAATGAGGTCAAATATTTCCACGAATGATATCAGCGATATCTGCAGGGCACTGAACACGCCGGAAATGAAGCGGACGATAGTTGAATATGGTGATATGGACCGGCCAACGGAACTGATTCTCCGGCTGATGAAAAATCCAACCTTCTTCCGGATAGCACGTACGGTTGCAAAAGCAGAGCTCAGGAGTCTGCTTTTTGGTGGCAGGCGATAG
- the acs gene encoding acetate--CoA ligase: MTNSTETPGFTQKVYKPAPEYRNDARIKDYALSYANFEKDPEDFWRRVASDLLWFRPWDKVQEWEYPHAKWFVNAKCNITYNCLERHLKNNRRNKVALFWHGEDGTEKIYTYDRLHKAVMQFASALKNLGVGKGDVVCIYMPTVPEQVIAMLACARIGAVHTVVFAGYGASALNQRIVGSGAKVVITADASMRRGKSIPLKPIVEEALIHAPSVERVVVLRIQDPPTCLLDDFEVDFYEIMKKAEKNCPPEEMDAEDTLFILYTSGTTGAPKGIVHTCGGYMVGAYYTTKYVLNVKDNDVYWCTADPGWITGHTYAIYGPLLLGSTIFMTENTPDYPDVGIWWHLIESYGINVLYTAPTAIRMFMRYGEEWPNKYDLSSLRILASVGEPLNPEAFEWYYNVIGKQRCPIIDTWWQTETGSHMITTLAGEEMKPGYAGKPIPGIKADVVDKEGNPVPPHQAGYLAITYPWPSMMRQVHNDAERYLTYWNSGNHQYYSTNDLAIKDDDGYIMILGRSDDLIIVSGHNIGTAEVESALISHHAVAEAAAIGKPDPVKGNLVKVFVILIEGTVVTEKLVHDLKYHVRQTLGPIAVPSAIEFVDSLPKTRSGKIMRRVLKAKEMGIDPGDISTLDE; this comes from the coding sequence ATGACAAATTCTACGGAAACTCCCGGATTCACCCAAAAAGTGTATAAACCGGCCCCGGAATATCGAAACGACGCAAGAATTAAAGACTACGCCCTGTCATATGCAAACTTTGAGAAAGATCCTGAGGATTTCTGGAGGCGCGTTGCCTCAGACCTGCTCTGGTTCAGACCATGGGACAAGGTCCAGGAATGGGAATATCCCCATGCAAAATGGTTTGTGAATGCAAAATGCAACATCACCTACAACTGTCTGGAACGTCATCTGAAGAACAACCGGCGAAATAAAGTAGCGTTGTTCTGGCACGGAGAAGACGGAACAGAGAAAATCTACACCTATGACCGGCTGCACAAAGCAGTCATGCAGTTTGCAAGTGCATTAAAGAACCTTGGTGTCGGGAAGGGGGATGTTGTATGCATTTACATGCCGACAGTTCCCGAACAGGTCATAGCAATGCTTGCCTGTGCACGTATCGGCGCGGTACATACCGTCGTATTCGCCGGATATGGCGCGTCGGCACTGAACCAGCGAATTGTCGGTTCAGGTGCAAAGGTGGTCATTACTGCAGACGCTTCCATGCGCAGGGGAAAAAGCATTCCGCTTAAGCCGATTGTCGAAGAGGCACTCATTCATGCACCCAGTGTCGAACGGGTGGTAGTCCTCCGCATCCAGGATCCTCCGACATGTCTTCTCGATGATTTTGAGGTCGATTTCTACGAGATCATGAAAAAGGCAGAGAAGAACTGCCCGCCTGAAGAGATGGATGCTGAGGATACCCTCTTCATTCTCTACACATCAGGCACAACCGGTGCGCCAAAAGGGATTGTCCACACCTGCGGAGGGTATATGGTCGGTGCGTATTACACCACCAAATATGTCCTGAATGTCAAGGATAACGACGTATACTGGTGCACCGCAGACCCGGGATGGATTACCGGACACACATATGCCATATACGGGCCCCTCCTTCTGGGCTCAACGATATTCATGACGGAAAATACACCGGACTATCCCGATGTCGGCATATGGTGGCACCTGATTGAATCATACGGGATTAATGTCCTCTATACTGCACCGACCGCCATCCGGATGTTTATGCGATATGGTGAGGAGTGGCCAAATAAATATGATCTCAGCTCTCTCAGAATCCTTGCATCAGTCGGTGAACCCCTCAATCCTGAAGCATTTGAGTGGTATTATAATGTGATCGGCAAACAGAGATGCCCCATCATTGATACATGGTGGCAGACAGAAACCGGAAGTCATATGATCACCACGCTTGCCGGAGAGGAGATGAAACCCGGATATGCAGGAAAACCGATACCGGGAATCAAGGCAGATGTGGTCGATAAAGAAGGAAACCCTGTACCTCCCCACCAGGCAGGATATCTTGCAATCACATATCCCTGGCCATCAATGATGCGTCAGGTCCACAATGACGCCGAACGCTATCTGACATACTGGAATTCAGGAAACCACCAGTATTACAGCACAAACGACCTCGCCATAAAAGATGACGACGGATACATCATGATCCTCGGACGGTCAGATGATCTTATTATCGTAAGCGGGCATAATATCGGAACAGCCGAGGTAGAAAGTGCACTGATATCCCATCATGCAGTAGCTGAAGCAGCAGCCATCGGAAAACCCGACCCGGTGAAAGGAAACCTGGTGAAGGTATTTGTCATACTTATTGAAGGGACGGTCGTCACAGAGAAGCTGGTTCATGATCTCAAGTATCATGTCAGGCAGACACTGGGGCCGATTGCAGTGCCTTCTGCAATTGAATTTGTTGATTCATTACCGAAGACCAGAAGCGGTAAAATTATGCGTCGTGTCCTGAAAGCAAAGGAAATGGGAATAGATCCGGGAGACATCTCAACACTGGATGAGTAA
- a CDS encoding CDP-alcohol phosphatidyltransferase family protein → MNITALRPRAIKTLDPLAHACAKTGITPNQLTLLAIISGIACAVLYANRMFVAGSIMLLVSGILDLIDGGVARINNKSSGFGAVFDWIADKYIDALALLGVGMSGIAIISHIISVNGFPAHTLDFTVVAIAIIGSLMNTFIKPVVYAEIGYDTREDGKIADPLEGIGFFGRPETLIILIIGGFSGYIWISAIIVALCTNLSAIQRIMYLYRTIP, encoded by the coding sequence ATGAATATTACAGCGCTTAGACCCCGTGCAATAAAAACCCTTGATCCTCTTGCACATGCCTGTGCAAAGACAGGGATTACCCCAAATCAACTGACATTGCTTGCAATCATATCGGGTATTGCATGCGCTGTCCTCTATGCAAACAGGATGTTTGTCGCCGGAAGCATCATGCTCCTTGTTTCTGGCATCCTTGATCTTATTGATGGCGGTGTAGCACGGATTAATAACAAATCCAGCGGTTTTGGAGCAGTTTTTGACTGGATAGCCGACAAATATATCGATGCTCTTGCGCTGCTGGGAGTCGGAATGTCCGGTATTGCCATCATCTCGCATATAATTTCCGTGAATGGATTTCCCGCACATACCCTTGATTTTACGGTAGTTGCAATCGCCATCATCGGCTCTCTTATGAACACGTTTATAAAACCGGTAGTGTATGCTGAAATCGGGTATGATACCAGAGAGGATGGAAAAATCGCTGACCCCCTGGAAGGCATTGGTTTTTTTGGCCGCCCTGAAACCCTGATTATTCTCATCATCGGTGGATTCAGCGGATATATATGGATTTCAGCTATTATTGTCGCTCTCTGTACCAATTTATCAGCAATTCAGAGGATTATGTATCTTTACCGAACCATCCCCTGA
- the sppA gene encoding signal peptide peptidase SppA translates to MGWLAGEVDRINRKKMRRGWLKYFFLGGITALLLAAIVMAAVWTVSEEFSISVIRVEGTIVSANVNGNGYAGSEYIGRELRASADDPLVEGIVLRVNSPGGSPAAAQEIIRDIEYAKERKPVIVSMGDIATSAAYHISSHADVIYANPDTMTGSIGTIWTIFDYSKSLEDEGVSVDVLKSGDKKDITSPYRGLTDDERVYLQELVNESSEIFIDDVVAQRGVERSIIEDARPIRGDYAQSIGLVDEMGNLFDAINAVSAYP, encoded by the coding sequence ATGGGCTGGCTTGCGGGTGAAGTAGACAGAATCAACCGAAAAAAAATGCGCCGTGGCTGGCTGAAATATTTTTTTCTGGGGGGAATTACTGCACTTCTTCTTGCAGCCATAGTGATGGCTGCAGTATGGACGGTCTCAGAAGAGTTCAGCATCTCTGTAATCCGTGTGGAAGGCACCATTGTTTCGGCGAATGTAAATGGAAACGGATATGCGGGAAGTGAATATATCGGGCGTGAACTGCGTGCGTCGGCAGACGACCCGCTCGTCGAGGGAATCGTTCTCCGGGTGAACAGTCCCGGAGGCTCTCCCGCTGCAGCGCAGGAAATCATCCGTGATATTGAGTATGCAAAAGAGCGGAAACCTGTCATTGTTTCCATGGGGGATATCGCAACCTCTGCTGCGTATCACATCAGTTCCCACGCTGATGTTATCTATGCCAATCCGGATACGATGACCGGCAGTATCGGCACTATATGGACGATTTTTGACTACAGTAAATCACTCGAAGATGAAGGGGTCTCTGTCGATGTGCTCAAATCCGGTGATAAAAAAGATATTACGTCCCCCTACCGGGGACTCACCGATGACGAGCGGGTATATCTTCAGGAGCTTGTAAACGAGAGTTCTGAAATATTCATCGATGATGTGGTTGCCCAGCGGGGAGTTGAGCGTTCGATAATAGAGGACGCACGCCCCATTCGCGGGGATTATGCACAAAGTATCGGACTGGTCGATGAGATGGGGAATCTCTTCGACGCAATTAATGCCGTATCTGCGTATCCCTGA
- a CDS encoding acetate--CoA ligase family protein, with product MKEWMLSEAEGYEILGKYGVPVPAFKIVTTAEEAGDVAESIGFPVVMKIVSPQIIHKSDSGGVVTSIGTKEGAQAAFNRIVTSVKEYNPKAKIEGVIIEEQAKPGLELIIGGKTDPTFGKVITFGAGGTLVELMKDVTLRILPTTEEDVRAMVKEIRSYPLISGYRGSKPKDEETLVNAIMNVCRFFEENEQVKEFDINPLRLYESGACAVDSRVIMTDGKAVEKKAERPDVPLEYFNPRSVAIIGASDDPTKMGYAVMHNLLHFPGQLYPVNNKRDTIQGLKAYPTIKDIPAPVDMAVITVPAMYVPQVVEECGEKGVTVAVVITAGFKEMGEDGKALEERVVAIANRYGTRIVGPNCLGLIVPPRGLDTTYVHQSPRPGNIAFLSQSGAIVNTVVDWSLSEDIGFSAVVSVGNQSDLNFFDYMRWVERDPNTKAIIMYIEQISDGEAFMKVASEVSKTKPIIAIKSGSSHRGSQAAASHTGSLSGSYDVYMEAFRRSGVLAVHTLTGAFLAAEMLSHPKRYPKGSRAVIVTNAGGFAVLSSDYAERYGIDIVDLPADVVAEMDEFLPEFWNKGNPVDLLGDASERRFEQTFEVLAKHDDLWDMCFIVGFPNNILSSEQLANQILKLSGNTEKRIICSLLGGASMDRGRKLLRQHSIPSFEELDFTFRVIGRVLWQQFRVSAPGLL from the coding sequence ATGAAGGAATGGATGTTAAGTGAAGCAGAAGGGTATGAGATCCTTGGAAAGTATGGTGTTCCTGTACCTGCGTTTAAGATCGTAACCACTGCAGAAGAAGCAGGAGATGTTGCAGAAAGTATTGGATTCCCTGTTGTGATGAAGATTGTTTCACCACAGATTATTCATAAGAGTGATTCCGGAGGTGTTGTCACCAGTATCGGAACAAAAGAAGGTGCTCAGGCTGCTTTTAACCGGATTGTGACAAGTGTCAAGGAATATAACCCGAAGGCGAAAATTGAAGGGGTTATCATCGAAGAACAGGCAAAACCCGGTCTTGAGCTGATCATCGGCGGAAAAACCGATCCAACCTTCGGCAAGGTCATTACCTTTGGCGCAGGCGGCACGCTTGTTGAGCTGATGAAGGATGTGACCCTCAGGATTCTTCCGACAACCGAGGAGGATGTGAGGGCGATGGTTAAAGAGATCAGAAGTTATCCCCTGATCTCCGGATACCGTGGTTCAAAACCAAAAGATGAAGAGACACTGGTAAATGCAATTATGAATGTCTGCCGGTTCTTTGAGGAGAATGAGCAGGTAAAGGAATTTGACATCAACCCATTACGTCTGTATGAATCCGGCGCCTGTGCTGTCGATTCACGTGTTATCATGACGGATGGCAAGGCCGTGGAGAAAAAGGCAGAACGTCCGGATGTTCCTCTTGAATACTTCAATCCCCGTTCGGTTGCCATCATCGGTGCATCAGATGACCCCACAAAGATGGGATATGCGGTGATGCATAATCTTCTTCATTTCCCCGGTCAGCTCTATCCGGTGAATAATAAGCGCGATACCATTCAGGGTCTGAAGGCGTATCCGACCATTAAAGATATTCCGGCACCGGTCGATATGGCGGTCATCACCGTCCCTGCGATGTATGTGCCTCAGGTCGTTGAAGAATGTGGTGAAAAAGGCGTCACGGTGGCGGTTGTTATCACTGCGGGATTCAAAGAGATGGGTGAAGACGGCAAAGCCCTTGAAGAGCGGGTTGTTGCGATTGCCAACAGGTATGGCACACGCATTGTCGGACCTAACTGTCTGGGACTCATTGTTCCGCCCCGCGGCCTTGATACAACATATGTGCACCAGTCACCCCGTCCGGGCAATATTGCATTCCTTTCCCAGAGTGGTGCGATTGTAAATACCGTTGTGGACTGGAGTCTTTCTGAGGATATTGGCTTTTCCGCTGTCGTTTCCGTCGGAAACCAGTCTGATCTGAACTTCTTTGACTACATGCGATGGGTTGAGCGTGACCCCAATACAAAGGCAATCATCATGTACATCGAGCAGATCAGTGATGGAGAGGCCTTTATGAAGGTTGCAAGTGAGGTTTCGAAGACAAAACCCATTATTGCCATTAAATCCGGTTCTTCTCACCGTGGTTCGCAGGCTGCAGCCTCCCATACGGGATCCCTTTCCGGCTCCTACGATGTATATATGGAAGCGTTCAGGCGGTCCGGTGTCCTTGCCGTCCATACCCTGACAGGGGCGTTCCTTGCAGCTGAGATGCTCTCTCATCCCAAGAGATATCCGAAGGGCTCGCGTGCTGTTATCGTCACAAACGCCGGTGGATTTGCTGTGCTGTCATCCGACTATGCAGAACGCTACGGTATCGATATTGTGGACCTGCCCGCAGACGTTGTTGCAGAGATGGACGAATTCCTGCCTGAATTCTGGAACAAAGGAAATCCTGTCGATCTGTTGGGTGACGCATCAGAACGCCGGTTTGAACAGACCTTTGAGGTTCTCGCCAAACATGACGATCTCTGGGACATGTGCTTTATCGTAGGGTTCCCGAACAATATTCTGTCATCAGAACAGCTTGCCAACCAGATCCTGAAACTTTCCGGGAATACCGAAAAGCGTATTATCTGTTCTCTTCTTGGTGGAGCTTCGATGGACCGGGGCAGAAAACTCCTGCGCCAGCACTCGATTCCAAGCTTTGAAGAACTTGATTTCACCTTCAGGGTTATCGGAAGGGTACTCTGGCAGCAGTTCCGGGTTTCAGCACCTGGTCTGCTGTAA
- the artA gene encoding archaeosortase A produces MQEIFVLISFIAFFLFLFPTGFRKYFAIAGWISIIGVLFAKFPDYIIANNFMYPVAAFLGIPFLIIIVPKLLEENKFSITLSRMAGIAYVIFAPFMLIPALADWLIAVNVDLLAWMFTGIGFPYELVEWNMFRADVYRVEIILACTGIQGMAIMLGVAWAIPSSVKQKVLSFLVVVPAIFVLNLLRNTFIIMAYGDQWFPYFPEIASNGEMGYESFFWAHNFVAEIGALFAFIAIAYMLYRINPRLGEEMAGIVDLFVREIRGWFGKDT; encoded by the coding sequence ATGCAGGAGATTTTTGTTCTCATATCCTTTATTGCATTTTTTCTGTTTCTCTTCCCCACAGGTTTCAGAAAATATTTTGCAATTGCCGGCTGGATCAGTATTATCGGGGTCCTTTTTGCAAAATTTCCGGATTATATTATTGCAAATAATTTTATGTACCCGGTTGCCGCCTTCCTTGGCATACCGTTCCTGATAATCATCGTCCCCAAACTGCTTGAAGAGAATAAATTCAGCATCACACTGAGCCGGATGGCGGGTATTGCATATGTCATATTCGCTCCTTTCATGCTGATACCGGCGCTTGCCGACTGGCTTATTGCGGTAAATGTTGACCTGCTTGCATGGATGTTTACCGGAATTGGTTTTCCCTATGAGCTGGTTGAATGGAATATGTTCAGGGCTGATGTGTATCGCGTAGAAATAATTCTCGCATGCACCGGTATTCAGGGCATGGCAATCATGCTGGGTGTTGCCTGGGCGATACCGTCTTCTGTAAAGCAAAAAGTTCTGTCGTTTCTTGTTGTCGTGCCGGCGATTTTTGTGCTAAACCTCTTACGAAATACCTTTATTATCATGGCTTATGGTGATCAGTGGTTCCCGTATTTCCCGGAGATAGCCTCAAACGGAGAGATGGGCTATGAGAGTTTCTTCTGGGCGCACAATTTTGTTGCGGAAATCGGAGCACTGTTTGCGTTTATTGCAATTGCGTATATGCTGTACCGGATAAATCCCCGGCTTGGAGAAGAAATGGCTGGAATTGTGGATTTATTTGTCAGAGAAATCAGGGGATGGTTCGGTAAAGATACATAA
- the pth2 gene encoding peptidyl-tRNA hydrolase Pth2, whose product MKDDSDFTWKQCLIIRSDVKMSCGKKCAQLAHAAVGAYEKSDKITRKKWFNEGMKKVVLKAPSLRDLYEIKANAEMAGIATSLITDAGRTEVEPGTVTALGLGPALSEDLDRITGDLQLL is encoded by the coding sequence ATGAAAGATGATTCCGATTTTACGTGGAAACAATGCCTGATAATCCGCAGTGATGTAAAAATGAGCTGCGGGAAAAAGTGTGCACAACTCGCCCATGCTGCAGTTGGGGCATATGAAAAGTCCGATAAAATCACGCGGAAAAAGTGGTTTAATGAAGGGATGAAGAAAGTGGTGCTTAAGGCCCCTTCCCTTCGCGATCTCTATGAAATCAAGGCCAATGCAGAAATGGCAGGAATAGCCACCTCGCTTATCACCGATGCGGGCCGGACTGAGGTCGAACCCGGTACCGTCACCGCCCTTGGACTTGGTCCGGCACTCTCAGAAGATCTGGACAGAATTACCGGGGACCTGCAGCTCTTATGA